The following proteins are co-located in the Rhodococcus opacus B4 genome:
- a CDS encoding class I adenylate-forming enzyme family protein, producing MNLADLTRFWGKTRSQQQAIVFGDTSQTWAEVDAITDALARGLAARGVRKGDRVAVMMLNRPELAHVILATLKLGAISVPLNFRLTAKELAPMVVDSAPRVVIVEDGFASLLEVAAEQAEFETYAIGGTAHPPYERLIDPGTAPVVAIDADDPGFICYTSGTTGVQKGALITHRNAMTPGISQSVTFGFSSQDRVLCSAPLVYTGSILSIFMQLVVLPGATMVLLREYDPEIALDTFEREQITATTTVPVIWERMTMLPDFGARKLAKFTFAGTGGAPVSLDLLDFYRSHGIPLTQCYGLTEASGMVSTLAYEDAVTRPGFAGLPLVGTHIRIGDPGVDTPAGEVGEILVRGEHVLREYWNKPDATEATLVDGWLRTGDLGMQDEGGFLKIVDRSKDMLISGGLNVYPAEIENALHGIEGLVDLAVIGVKDDRWGEVPMVVFHSERPAAEIVADIAEVAGENLAKFKRPKHAVALGEPLPRTFSGKLAKPSLRQRFPEVPADALAVDGTVTPV from the coding sequence ATGAATCTCGCGGACCTGACCCGGTTCTGGGGTAAGACACGTTCGCAGCAGCAGGCCATCGTGTTCGGGGACACGTCGCAGACCTGGGCCGAGGTCGATGCGATCACCGACGCACTCGCCCGCGGTCTGGCAGCCCGGGGCGTCCGCAAGGGCGACCGGGTGGCGGTGATGATGCTCAATCGCCCCGAACTCGCCCACGTCATCCTCGCCACGCTCAAGCTCGGCGCCATCAGCGTGCCGCTGAACTTCCGGCTCACCGCGAAGGAGCTCGCGCCGATGGTGGTCGACTCCGCGCCGCGCGTGGTGATCGTCGAGGACGGCTTCGCCTCGCTGCTCGAGGTCGCCGCCGAGCAGGCGGAGTTCGAGACCTACGCGATCGGGGGCACCGCCCACCCGCCGTACGAGCGGCTGATCGACCCCGGGACCGCGCCCGTCGTCGCCATCGACGCCGACGACCCCGGCTTCATCTGCTACACGTCCGGGACCACCGGCGTGCAGAAGGGTGCCCTGATCACCCACCGCAACGCGATGACCCCCGGCATCTCCCAGTCGGTCACGTTCGGCTTCTCCTCCCAGGACCGGGTGCTGTGCTCGGCGCCGCTCGTGTACACCGGCTCGATCCTGTCGATCTTCATGCAGCTCGTCGTTCTGCCCGGCGCGACGATGGTCCTGCTGCGCGAGTACGACCCGGAGATCGCCCTCGACACGTTCGAGCGCGAGCAGATCACCGCCACCACCACCGTCCCGGTGATCTGGGAGCGGATGACGATGCTGCCCGACTTCGGCGCCCGCAAGCTGGCGAAGTTCACGTTCGCCGGCACGGGTGGCGCCCCGGTCAGCCTGGACCTGCTCGACTTCTACCGCTCGCACGGCATCCCGCTCACCCAGTGCTACGGCCTGACCGAGGCGTCCGGCATGGTCTCGACGCTCGCCTACGAGGACGCCGTGACCCGTCCCGGCTTCGCCGGGCTGCCGCTGGTCGGCACCCACATCCGGATCGGGGATCCGGGAGTCGACACCCCGGCCGGGGAGGTCGGCGAGATCCTGGTCCGCGGCGAGCACGTGCTGCGGGAGTACTGGAACAAGCCCGACGCCACCGAGGCGACCCTGGTCGACGGCTGGCTGCGCACCGGTGACCTCGGCATGCAGGACGAGGGCGGCTTCCTCAAGATCGTCGACCGCAGCAAGGACATGCTGATCTCCGGGGGCCTCAACGTCTACCCCGCCGAGATCGAGAACGCCCTGCACGGCATCGAGGGCCTCGTCGACCTCGCGGTCATCGGCGTCAAGGACGACCGGTGGGGCGAGGTGCCGATGGTGGTGTTCCACAGCGAGCGTCCCGCCGCCGAGATCGTCGCCGACATCGCCGAGGTCGCGGGCGAGAACCTGGCGAAGTTCAAGCGTCCCAAGCACGCCGTCGCGCTGGGTGAGCCCCTGCCGCGCACGTTCTCCGGCAAGCTCGCCAAACCGTCTCTGCGCCAACGGTTCCCCGAGGTGCCCGCCGACGCACTCGCGGTCGACGGCACCGTCACCCCGGTCTAG
- a CDS encoding CaiB/BaiF CoA transferase family protein — MSGYSLLDGVRVLEVAQLAPSSLGGHLADLGADVIKIESGPLGDPVRVGGSRAVGAEDGPAFMHLRWNRGKKSVALDLRSPEGKQAFLDLARSCDAVVEGMRGGYLDWLGIGYEQLRQVNPKIVLCTVSGMGTDGPYRVLGTGGPVFDAYAGLRSVDTPAEPPTEGMAGSTTPPIAMYALGAYGAMGLLAALHKAGATGVGCHVEVAGIDVAAAWMPDLVDAELNKGRSIPRPTWLPDGRLPDWPRLEAYRTADGEAILFGSHVEKFWHNFLAAVGRDDLIGVDLTGTDDGAAARADLVWRALTEIFAQRTRAEWVQLFLEHGIAGGPVNSVVDMLDDPHFRARENTYRVDYPGVGELEFVVSPVRVAGEKFAPALPPVVGADTAEVLRTVARYDAVRIAAASSRREVPPAG, encoded by the coding sequence ATGAGTGGGTACTCGCTGCTGGACGGCGTCCGGGTCCTCGAGGTCGCGCAGCTGGCGCCGTCGTCACTGGGCGGACATCTCGCCGATCTGGGCGCCGACGTGATCAAGATCGAATCCGGCCCGCTCGGGGACCCCGTGCGCGTCGGTGGCAGCCGTGCCGTCGGAGCGGAGGACGGTCCGGCGTTCATGCATCTGCGGTGGAACCGCGGCAAGAAGTCCGTCGCACTCGACCTGCGCAGCCCCGAGGGCAAGCAGGCCTTCCTCGATCTCGCGCGCTCGTGCGATGCCGTCGTCGAGGGCATGCGAGGCGGATATCTCGACTGGCTCGGCATCGGGTACGAGCAACTGCGGCAGGTGAATCCGAAGATCGTGCTGTGCACGGTGTCGGGTATGGGCACCGACGGTCCGTACCGTGTTCTCGGCACCGGTGGTCCGGTGTTCGACGCGTACGCCGGGCTCCGTTCCGTCGACACTCCCGCGGAGCCGCCGACCGAGGGTATGGCGGGGTCCACGACGCCGCCGATCGCGATGTACGCCCTCGGCGCCTACGGCGCGATGGGTTTGCTCGCCGCGCTGCACAAGGCCGGAGCCACCGGTGTCGGCTGCCACGTGGAGGTGGCGGGCATCGACGTCGCCGCCGCGTGGATGCCGGACCTCGTGGACGCGGAGTTGAACAAGGGCCGCTCGATTCCCCGCCCGACGTGGCTGCCCGACGGACGGCTGCCCGACTGGCCTCGGCTCGAGGCCTACCGTACCGCCGACGGCGAGGCGATCCTGTTCGGCTCGCACGTGGAGAAGTTCTGGCACAACTTCCTCGCCGCGGTCGGGCGTGACGATCTGATCGGCGTCGACCTCACCGGCACGGATGACGGTGCCGCCGCCCGCGCGGACCTGGTGTGGCGGGCGCTGACGGAGATCTTCGCGCAGCGCACCCGTGCCGAGTGGGTGCAGCTGTTCCTCGAACACGGTATCGCGGGAGGCCCGGTCAACAGCGTGGTCGACATGCTCGACGACCCGCACTTCCGGGCGCGGGAAAACACCTACCGGGTCGACTACCCGGGGGTCGGTGAGCTCGAGTTCGTCGTCAGCCCCGTGCGCGTCGCCGGGGAGAAGTTCGCGCCCGCGCTGCCGCCGGTCGTGGGCGCGGACACGGCGGAGGTACTGCGGACGGTGGCGCGGTACGACGCCGTGCGGATCGCCGCGGCGAGCTCCCGGCGCGAGGTCCCGCCGGCCGGCTGA
- a CDS encoding PaaI family thioesterase, with the protein MSRTSPLLTTESEVRVNGTVTTDDDIWSPSWDDPFEPTADGDDEFAELAEALRSVQEAVTRSRPSPDAAGRAARTLRDLATRLAEFEVGEDEQIAGRRWDLPGRAQALTPPLHVDEVTATRARGRVTVGRFHSGRYAMNGGVTPLIFDEILARLANSSGRPWARTAYLHVNYRAPAPLGVELRVEAELAGQEGRKRFLRGAMYHGDVLVADVDGLWIELKPEQTHNVSLADGREMEDS; encoded by the coding sequence GTGAGCCGCACGTCGCCACTCCTCACCACCGAAAGCGAGGTCCGGGTGAACGGCACCGTCACGACCGACGACGACATCTGGAGCCCCAGCTGGGACGACCCGTTCGAACCGACCGCGGACGGCGACGACGAGTTCGCTGAACTGGCCGAGGCTTTGCGCTCCGTGCAGGAGGCCGTCACCCGCAGCCGACCGAGTCCGGACGCGGCTGGTCGCGCGGCGCGTACGCTCCGTGACCTCGCAACGCGACTGGCGGAGTTCGAGGTCGGCGAGGACGAACAGATCGCAGGCCGCCGCTGGGACCTTCCCGGCCGGGCACAGGCGCTCACGCCACCCCTCCATGTCGACGAGGTGACCGCGACCCGGGCGCGGGGGCGCGTCACGGTGGGCAGATTCCATTCCGGGCGCTACGCGATGAACGGCGGCGTGACGCCGCTGATCTTCGACGAAATTCTCGCGCGCCTCGCCAACAGCTCCGGCAGGCCGTGGGCCCGCACGGCGTACCTGCACGTCAACTACCGGGCCCCCGCTCCGCTCGGCGTCGAATTGCGGGTGGAGGCGGAGTTGGCCGGGCAGGAGGGCCGCAAGCGGTTCCTGCGCGGCGCAATGTATCACGGGGACGTTCTCGTCGCAGACGTCGACGGCCTCTGGATCGAACTGAAACCTGAACAGACGCACAATGTCTCGCTGGCCGACGGCCGGGAAATGGAGGATTCATGA
- a CDS encoding enoyl-CoA hydratase/isomerase family protein, whose protein sequence is MTTGDLRRSSPASGVLQLDLARPDVHNAITLGLQRELDAALAEAADDPDVRVVLLAGEGTAAFSAGYDLKELRAMTADACALSLLERDELLWRYFTFPKPTVAAVQGMAYGAGTLLAVCSDLRVGGPGTSITVTAAKYGGADLTWVLDHLIGAGQARDLLMTSRAVTGEEAYRMGVVSRYAADGDVLAAALEAAGQIAAQPPESMREIKALLLDGPGRDLRSRYDRENVVSRTTLRPRPVEEMFGSYFGRRAR, encoded by the coding sequence GTGACGACGGGCGACCTGCGCCGATCGTCACCCGCATCCGGAGTGCTGCAACTCGACCTCGCGCGGCCCGACGTGCACAACGCGATCACCCTCGGCCTGCAACGTGAACTCGATGCCGCGCTCGCCGAGGCGGCGGACGACCCGGACGTCCGGGTGGTGCTGCTGGCAGGGGAGGGTACCGCCGCATTCTCGGCGGGATACGACCTGAAGGAACTCCGGGCGATGACGGCGGACGCCTGCGCCCTCAGCCTGCTCGAACGGGACGAACTGCTGTGGAGATACTTCACGTTCCCCAAGCCCACCGTCGCCGCGGTCCAGGGCATGGCCTACGGCGCGGGCACCCTGCTGGCGGTGTGTTCCGATCTGCGCGTGGGCGGCCCCGGCACCAGCATCACCGTCACCGCGGCGAAGTACGGCGGCGCCGACCTGACGTGGGTGCTCGACCACCTGATCGGCGCGGGGCAGGCCCGCGACCTGCTGATGACGTCCCGGGCGGTGACCGGTGAGGAGGCCTACAGGATGGGTGTCGTCTCCCGGTACGCGGCCGACGGCGACGTCCTCGCTGCCGCGCTCGAGGCGGCCGGGCAGATCGCCGCTCAGCCTCCGGAGTCGATGCGCGAGATCAAGGCTCTACTGCTCGACGGACCGGGACGCGACCTGCGGAGCCGGTACGACCGGGAGAACGTCGTGTCGCGCACGACGCTCCGACCGCGTCCGGTCGAGGAGATGTTCGGCTCGTACTTCGGACGGCGCGCCCGGTGA
- a CDS encoding aromatic ring-hydroxylating oxygenase subunit alpha, whose product MERADKITLTERLIAHVDNNSTDYADDLLRVPFSVFNDPELAERERTVVRRLPHIVAHVDELKKAGDFVTTELIGTPLLVVKQTDGSVKAFSNVCRHRGSKVEFEEAGCKRVFSCPYHNWAYGRGGDLRGMPHAEGFDGMDRSQYGLVEFPCEVRHGLVWVVPTVGAELDIAGILGPKHDAEVTATGMAESFQVRKETWKLDMNWKIAVDGVQDSYHLCQLHTKTVCNYLEGNITAYDLVDRSWRIVVARKSITEVRGADPDSFDVRDYSLANYTIYPGTMLVTEPNHFEIWTIVPDTEDPNVSYCTIRLLSPKEPETPREKRILDKNWELLMETLHAEDWFVTKTITANAAHGQVDELIYGRNELPGQVFHKMITRDAEEVARQEAAAGGVR is encoded by the coding sequence ATGGAGCGCGCAGACAAGATCACACTCACCGAGCGACTGATCGCACACGTCGACAACAACAGCACCGACTACGCGGACGACCTGCTTCGAGTGCCGTTCTCGGTGTTCAACGACCCCGAACTCGCCGAACGGGAGCGCACGGTGGTCCGGCGCCTGCCGCACATCGTCGCCCACGTCGACGAGCTGAAGAAGGCGGGCGACTTCGTCACGACCGAGCTGATCGGCACTCCGCTACTGGTGGTCAAGCAGACGGACGGCAGTGTCAAGGCCTTCTCCAACGTCTGCAGGCACCGGGGCTCGAAGGTGGAGTTCGAGGAAGCCGGCTGCAAGCGTGTCTTCAGCTGCCCCTATCACAACTGGGCGTACGGCCGCGGCGGCGACCTGCGGGGAATGCCGCACGCCGAGGGCTTCGACGGCATGGACCGTTCGCAGTACGGGCTCGTCGAATTTCCCTGCGAGGTGCGGCACGGCCTGGTCTGGGTGGTCCCGACGGTCGGTGCGGAACTCGACATCGCCGGGATCCTCGGCCCCAAGCACGACGCGGAGGTCACGGCGACCGGCATGGCCGAGTCGTTCCAGGTGCGCAAGGAAACCTGGAAACTCGACATGAACTGGAAGATCGCCGTCGACGGCGTCCAGGACTCGTACCACCTGTGCCAGCTGCACACCAAGACCGTGTGCAACTACCTCGAGGGCAACATCACGGCGTACGACCTGGTCGACCGTTCGTGGCGAATCGTCGTGGCCCGCAAGTCGATCACCGAGGTGCGCGGAGCGGACCCTGACTCGTTCGACGTCCGCGACTACTCCCTCGCGAACTACACGATCTACCCGGGCACGATGCTCGTGACCGAGCCCAACCACTTCGAGATCTGGACCATCGTGCCCGACACCGAAGATCCCAACGTGTCGTACTGCACCATTCGCCTGCTGTCCCCGAAGGAACCCGAGACACCGCGGGAGAAGCGGATTCTCGACAAGAACTGGGAACTTCTCATGGAGACCCTGCACGCCGAGGACTGGTTCGTCACGAAGACGATCACGGCCAACGCGGCGCACGGGCAGGTCGACGAGCTGATCTACGGACGCAACGAGCTGCCCGGTCAGGTATTCCACAAGATGATCACCCGGGACGCCGAGGAGGTCGCTCGGCAGGAGGCCGCGGCCGGCGGTGTGAGGTGA
- a CDS encoding TetR/AcrR family transcriptional regulator gives MAARTGNEPATDVRSTILGAAESCFERFGITKTTMEDVARAADMSRATVYRYFSDRESLIIESVARRARMNMAPARAFIAKWPTIEERLVEGISQNVESGLRDPMVHLLVSPSEMTLANSLLTTSGKAVELTSELWEPILREAQEAGDLRADLDLTLLCEWISELEIMCISQLNGGTGSLERFREKIRTFLVPSVLPAGA, from the coding sequence GTGGCTGCAAGGACTGGAAACGAACCCGCGACCGACGTCCGCTCGACGATCCTCGGTGCAGCGGAGTCGTGCTTCGAACGCTTCGGAATCACCAAGACGACCATGGAAGACGTCGCCCGCGCCGCGGACATGTCCCGCGCGACCGTCTACCGGTACTTCTCGGACCGCGAGAGTCTGATCATCGAATCGGTCGCGCGACGCGCGCGCATGAACATGGCGCCCGCCCGCGCCTTCATAGCGAAGTGGCCCACGATCGAGGAGCGACTCGTGGAGGGCATCAGCCAGAACGTCGAAAGCGGTCTGCGGGACCCGATGGTCCACCTGCTGGTCTCCCCGTCGGAGATGACGCTGGCCAACTCGCTCCTGACCACGTCGGGCAAGGCCGTCGAACTGACGAGCGAGCTGTGGGAGCCGATTCTGCGCGAAGCGCAGGAGGCCGGCGACCTCCGCGCCGACCTCGATCTGACATTGCTGTGCGAATGGATCTCGGAACTCGAGATCATGTGTATCAGCCAACTCAACGGCGGCACCGGCTCGCTGGAACGGTTCCGCGAGAAGATCCGCACGTTCCTGGTTCCCTCGGTTCTGCCTGCCGGCGCCTGA
- a CDS encoding MlaD family protein: MTVKTSLSILGMVVIAVLSFLYMGRAGLHVARFDDVRTATLDVPDTNGLVVGSRVLLRGVAIGHISDVTASADHIEVAWNYESDRSIPADSEFRVDNLSALGEPFLAVLPSSASGPYLEDGATVPADQVVVPTTFKELSERLTRLLEQVDPVRVQAIFDTIDVALPDDFAVLNNLTRAGELLAATLTQQSDNLTTLFDTLQPLLMDSATLPEGFRGATPIVAEFGSGFRDVLGGIRFATEKGPLRDGIANGASPFIGELQTFLDHTAPDLQVIGVNLLPSVQAGAAAMRTVDVGRLLDNVLASTTSGDALTVHLSPPGR, from the coding sequence ATGACCGTCAAGACTTCGTTGTCCATTCTCGGCATGGTGGTGATCGCCGTGCTGTCGTTCCTCTACATGGGCCGGGCGGGCCTGCACGTCGCCCGGTTCGACGACGTACGCACCGCCACGCTGGACGTACCGGACACGAATGGTCTCGTCGTCGGCTCCCGGGTGCTGCTCCGGGGGGTCGCCATCGGACACATCAGTGACGTGACGGCGTCGGCCGATCACATCGAGGTCGCGTGGAACTACGAGAGTGACCGGTCGATCCCCGCCGACAGCGAATTCCGCGTCGACAATCTGTCGGCCCTGGGTGAACCGTTCCTTGCGGTGCTGCCCTCGTCGGCCTCGGGACCGTATCTCGAGGACGGCGCCACCGTCCCGGCGGACCAGGTCGTGGTACCGACCACGTTCAAGGAGCTTTCGGAGCGCCTGACGCGGCTCCTCGAACAGGTGGATCCCGTTCGGGTACAGGCGATCTTCGACACCATCGATGTCGCACTGCCCGACGACTTCGCTGTCCTGAACAATCTCACGCGGGCCGGCGAGCTACTCGCGGCGACGCTCACCCAGCAGTCCGACAACCTCACGACGCTGTTCGACACCCTGCAACCGCTGTTGATGGACAGCGCCACCCTCCCGGAGGGTTTCCGGGGTGCGACACCGATCGTCGCCGAGTTCGGCAGTGGGTTCCGCGACGTCCTCGGCGGAATCCGGTTCGCCACCGAGAAGGGTCCGCTGCGCGACGGAATCGCCAACGGAGCAAGCCCTTTCATCGGGGAGCTGCAGACGTTCCTCGACCACACCGCCCCGGACCTGCAGGTGATCGGCGTGAATCTGCTGCCCTCGGTCCAGGCTGGAGCGGCCGCGATGCGGACCGTCGACGTGGGCCGCCTGCTCGACAACGTTCTGGCGTCCACCACATCCGGAGATGCACTGACCGTCCATCTCAGCCCCCCGGGACGGTAG